A genomic window from Peromyscus maniculatus bairdii isolate BWxNUB_F1_BW_parent chromosome 1, HU_Pman_BW_mat_3.1, whole genome shotgun sequence includes:
- the LOC143274313 gene encoding uncharacterized protein C2orf78 homolog isoform X2: MAVAKKETTLGLTAAGQTLCLLQSPDLCNASMQDVQKSLPVHGDWSLTAPIDSPSEFLPLTPAPILEQTENNNLDLMTDDRSTPLDAYEGIKENQDPSLLPLPHANMQQALNYTDSGILKQKLSPDNATLGSSSLGQDEPGVLQSVMGSSMDFAHMTTLLADTHLPRLFNSITDRNPLQDPTATLSKDISRDQVQESSSTISVPMNQVRKGGQKASEVLDGSPQARIQLQDLEEEEAVGSAGSSEGAIDNMPKNLEDKAQKATPSMPSRARAQGQDKTKRSRENNCKKTEELKQSRNRVKADENTTMPKNQRKRNPPELSHNSFKKPRTHLGMHMLESVQVFHPLGKKSEKKTGISSSRARLNFSSNKDPRTGPATTSLLDVPCNGRSPGKTPSNAQKTERNPYRECRPSPSQYKLPPPGKVKLVPLPFPVLDMPQARPISTKPLSWASHRAPALYPVRPHSNSAQSTTLKPSKPAPASTSLMASDKPVLPIATSATRDNITNPIQSCTGPQTAVCRPVSYRASSHPSLQRELASADKNKAPSPPKPQIQNLMQDFSHQPIPWRNVHIAGPVISQPITEEQRPEREAMKRRAQQERENAAKYTSLGKPHLFLQREKDMEISRYFGYVV; this comes from the coding sequence TGGCGAAAAAGGAGACAACCCTGGGATTGACAGCTGCAGGCCAGACACTCTGTCTGCTACAGAGTCCAGACCTCTGCAATGCCAGCATGCAGGATGTTCAGAAGTCACTACCTGTCCATGGGGACTGGTCATTAACTGCCCCCatagacagtccttcagaattcctgcccTTGACTCCTGCCCCAATCTtggaacaaacagagaataaCAACTTGGATTTGATGACAGATGATCGATCAACACCTCTGGATGCCTATGAgggcataaaagaaaaccaagacccaTCACTTCTCCCTTTACCACATGCCAACATGCAGCAGGCCCTGAACTACACTGATTCAGGGATCCTAAaacagaagctttctcctgacaatgccaccttgggaagcagcagccttggtcaggatgagcctggggTGCTGCAGAGTGTGATGGgctccagcatggactttgcaCACATGACTACACTGTTGGCAGATACTCACCTTCCCAGACTCTTCAACTCAATCACTGATAGGAACCCATTGCAAGATCCCACAGCAACCCTATCCAAAGACATCAGCAGGGATCAGGTCCAGGAAAGCTCCAGCACCATCAGTGTACCCATGAACCAAGTGAGAAAGGGTGGCCAGAAAGCCTCTGAGGTGCTAGATGGGTCTCCTCAGGCCAGAATCCAGCTCCAGgacctggaggaagaagaggctgtGGGCAGTGCTGGGTCCAGTGAAGGGGCTATTGACAACATGCCTAAGAACTTGGAGGACAAAGCCCAGAAAGCCACACCCAGCATGCCCAGCAGAGCAAGGGCTCAGGGGCAAGACAAGACCAAGAGATCCAGAGAAAACAACTGCAAGAAAACAGAGGAGCTCAAGCAGTCAAGGAACAGAGTCAAGGCAGATGAAAACACCACCATGCCAAAGaaccagaggaagaggaatccaCCTGAGCTCAGCCACAACAGCTTTAAAAAGCCTCGAACTCACCTTGGCATGCACATGCTAGAATCCGTGCAAGTCTTTCATCCACTGGGGaagaagagtgagaagaaaaCTGGCATCTCTTCCTCCCGTGCTCGGCTAAACTTCAGCAGCAACAAAGATCCCAGGACAGGCCCAGCCACCACATCACTTCTGGATGTGCCATGTAATGGCCGAAGCCCTGGTAAAACCCCAAGCAAtgctcagaaaacagagagaaatcctTACAGGGAGTGTCGTCCATCTCCATCCCAGTATAAGCTGCCCCCACCTGGCAAGGTCAAGTTAGTACCTCTGCCTTTTCCAGTCCTGGACATGCCACAAGCAAGACCTATTTCTACAAAGCCTCTCTCCTGGGCTTCACACAGGGCCCCTGCACTGTACCCTGTGAGACCTCATTCTAACTCAGCTCAGTCTACCACACTCAAGCCATCTAAACCAGCTCCTGCCAGCACTTCTTTGATGGCCTCTGACAAGCCAGTTTTGCCAATTGCTACCAGTGCCACCCGAGATAACATAACCAACCCCATCCAGTCTTGCACTGGGCCTCAGACAGCTGTCTGTAGGCCAGTATCCTACAGGGCATCATCTCACCCTTCACTACAGAGGGAGCTTGCCTCTGCTGACAAGAACaaggccccatcacctcccaaaccTCAAATCCAAAATCTAATGCAAGACTTCAGCCACCAACCAATTCCATGGAGGAATGTCCACATTGCAGGGCCAGTCATCTCTCAGcccatcacagaagagcagaggccagagagggaggccatgaagaggcgggctcaacaggagagagaaaatgcCGCCAAGTACACCTCTCTGGGAAAACCGCACCTCTTCCTTCAGAGGGAGAAGGATATGGAAATTTCCAGATATTTTGGCTATGTCGTGTAA
- the LOC143274313 gene encoding uncharacterized protein C2orf78 homolog isoform X1 — MPGELGQCLQACGSVSYSGGQASALQPEMVMMPKEIQSTNVQTPFSTSAIYYATPAQDMPDTILQVAKKETTLGLTAAGQTLCLLQSPDLCNASMQDVQKSLPVHGDWSLTAPIDSPSEFLPLTPAPILEQTENNNLDLMTDDRSTPLDAYEGIKENQDPSLLPLPHANMQQALNYTDSGILKQKLSPDNATLGSSSLGQDEPGVLQSVMGSSMDFAHMTTLLADTHLPRLFNSITDRNPLQDPTATLSKDISRDQVQESSSTISVPMNQVRKGGQKASEVLDGSPQARIQLQDLEEEEAVGSAGSSEGAIDNMPKNLEDKAQKATPSMPSRARAQGQDKTKRSRENNCKKTEELKQSRNRVKADENTTMPKNQRKRNPPELSHNSFKKPRTHLGMHMLESVQVFHPLGKKSEKKTGISSSRARLNFSSNKDPRTGPATTSLLDVPCNGRSPGKTPSNAQKTERNPYRECRPSPSQYKLPPPGKVKLVPLPFPVLDMPQARPISTKPLSWASHRAPALYPVRPHSNSAQSTTLKPSKPAPASTSLMASDKPVLPIATSATRDNITNPIQSCTGPQTAVCRPVSYRASSHPSLQRELASADKNKAPSPPKPQIQNLMQDFSHQPIPWRNVHIAGPVISQPITEEQRPEREAMKRRAQQERENAAKYTSLGKPHLFLQREKDMEISRYFGYVV; from the exons ATGCCTGGAGAACTTGGGCAGTGCCTGCAGGCCTGTGGCTCTGTGTCCTACTCTGGGGGTCAGGCCTCTGCCTTGCAACCAGAGATGGTGATGATGCCAAAGGAGATTCAGTCAACAAATGTCCAAACACCCTTCTCCACATCTGCCATCTACTATGCCACACCTGCTCAAGACATGCCAGACACCATTCTTCAAG TGGCGAAAAAGGAGACAACCCTGGGATTGACAGCTGCAGGCCAGACACTCTGTCTGCTACAGAGTCCAGACCTCTGCAATGCCAGCATGCAGGATGTTCAGAAGTCACTACCTGTCCATGGGGACTGGTCATTAACTGCCCCCatagacagtccttcagaattcctgcccTTGACTCCTGCCCCAATCTtggaacaaacagagaataaCAACTTGGATTTGATGACAGATGATCGATCAACACCTCTGGATGCCTATGAgggcataaaagaaaaccaagacccaTCACTTCTCCCTTTACCACATGCCAACATGCAGCAGGCCCTGAACTACACTGATTCAGGGATCCTAAaacagaagctttctcctgacaatgccaccttgggaagcagcagccttggtcaggatgagcctggggTGCTGCAGAGTGTGATGGgctccagcatggactttgcaCACATGACTACACTGTTGGCAGATACTCACCTTCCCAGACTCTTCAACTCAATCACTGATAGGAACCCATTGCAAGATCCCACAGCAACCCTATCCAAAGACATCAGCAGGGATCAGGTCCAGGAAAGCTCCAGCACCATCAGTGTACCCATGAACCAAGTGAGAAAGGGTGGCCAGAAAGCCTCTGAGGTGCTAGATGGGTCTCCTCAGGCCAGAATCCAGCTCCAGgacctggaggaagaagaggctgtGGGCAGTGCTGGGTCCAGTGAAGGGGCTATTGACAACATGCCTAAGAACTTGGAGGACAAAGCCCAGAAAGCCACACCCAGCATGCCCAGCAGAGCAAGGGCTCAGGGGCAAGACAAGACCAAGAGATCCAGAGAAAACAACTGCAAGAAAACAGAGGAGCTCAAGCAGTCAAGGAACAGAGTCAAGGCAGATGAAAACACCACCATGCCAAAGaaccagaggaagaggaatccaCCTGAGCTCAGCCACAACAGCTTTAAAAAGCCTCGAACTCACCTTGGCATGCACATGCTAGAATCCGTGCAAGTCTTTCATCCACTGGGGaagaagagtgagaagaaaaCTGGCATCTCTTCCTCCCGTGCTCGGCTAAACTTCAGCAGCAACAAAGATCCCAGGACAGGCCCAGCCACCACATCACTTCTGGATGTGCCATGTAATGGCCGAAGCCCTGGTAAAACCCCAAGCAAtgctcagaaaacagagagaaatcctTACAGGGAGTGTCGTCCATCTCCATCCCAGTATAAGCTGCCCCCACCTGGCAAGGTCAAGTTAGTACCTCTGCCTTTTCCAGTCCTGGACATGCCACAAGCAAGACCTATTTCTACAAAGCCTCTCTCCTGGGCTTCACACAGGGCCCCTGCACTGTACCCTGTGAGACCTCATTCTAACTCAGCTCAGTCTACCACACTCAAGCCATCTAAACCAGCTCCTGCCAGCACTTCTTTGATGGCCTCTGACAAGCCAGTTTTGCCAATTGCTACCAGTGCCACCCGAGATAACATAACCAACCCCATCCAGTCTTGCACTGGGCCTCAGACAGCTGTCTGTAGGCCAGTATCCTACAGGGCATCATCTCACCCTTCACTACAGAGGGAGCTTGCCTCTGCTGACAAGAACaaggccccatcacctcccaaaccTCAAATCCAAAATCTAATGCAAGACTTCAGCCACCAACCAATTCCATGGAGGAATGTCCACATTGCAGGGCCAGTCATCTCTCAGcccatcacagaagagcagaggccagagagggaggccatgaagaggcgggctcaacaggagagagaaaatgcCGCCAAGTACACCTCTCTGGGAAAACCGCACCTCTTCCTTCAGAGGGAGAAGGATATGGAAATTTCCAGATATTTTGGCTATGTCGTGTAA